In the Prochlorococcus sp. MIT 1307 genome, one interval contains:
- a CDS encoding Bax inhibitor-1 family protein, with product MPASSNFQQAIREAQSSALVGPNVVNKALPYVGGGMLLTAGGVIGGLSLQVTNPALFQPLFIAAFIGELILFFMASSAANNANNSKALPLLTAFSLLTGFTLSGIVGLAIATAGMGSIGTAVFATGITFVIASVVGRRMSDSVGQALSGVVGLGLMGLIIAMLVQIIGGLFVPGMFGGSSFELMIAGFGTVLFVGMSFVDFYTMPRRYNDDQYLAGALGMYLTYINLFVFILRLIIALQGGGRRD from the coding sequence ATGCCAGCAAGTAGTAATTTTCAGCAGGCTATCCGTGAGGCGCAATCAAGTGCTCTGGTAGGCCCCAACGTCGTAAACAAAGCACTTCCCTATGTAGGGGGTGGAATGTTACTTACCGCTGGGGGGGTAATTGGAGGCTTGTCACTTCAAGTCACGAACCCTGCATTGTTTCAACCTCTCTTTATAGCTGCCTTTATAGGCGAGCTGATTTTGTTCTTTATGGCCTCAAGCGCGGCCAACAATGCAAACAACAGCAAAGCACTGCCTTTGCTGACGGCTTTTAGCCTCCTAACTGGTTTTACCCTTAGTGGCATTGTTGGGCTTGCTATTGCGACGGCTGGAATGGGCTCTATTGGCACGGCCGTATTTGCAACTGGAATTACTTTCGTGATTGCCTCGGTTGTAGGTCGTCGAATGAGTGACAGTGTTGGCCAAGCTCTTAGTGGAGTGGTTGGCTTGGGTTTGATGGGACTGATCATTGCCATGTTGGTTCAGATCATTGGTGGCCTTTTTGTCCCAGGGATGTTTGGTGGCAGTAGTTTTGAATTGATGATCGCAGGTTTCGGCACTGTTCTTTTTGTTGGCATGTCTTTTGTCGACTTTTATACGATGCCTCGCCGGTATAACGATGATCAGTACCTTGCTGGTGCTCTTGGAATGTATCTCACCTATATAAACCTCTTTGTGTTTATATTGCGTTTGATTATTGCTCTTCAAGGTGGTGGCCGTAGAGATTGA
- the rpsP gene encoding 30S ribosomal protein S16 yields the protein MIKLRLKRFGKKREASFRLVVCNSTSRRDGRPLQELGFYNPRTKETRLDTEALRLRLSQGAQPTDAVRSLLEKGGLLEKKVRQAEIIGKAKQEEARKLAVKNAAKDKQQAAESNEVKDS from the coding sequence ATGATCAAGCTCCGCCTAAAGCGGTTCGGTAAGAAGCGGGAAGCGAGTTTCCGTTTGGTGGTATGTAATAGCACCTCTCGCCGAGACGGACGTCCACTTCAAGAATTAGGTTTTTATAACCCTCGGACTAAAGAAACAAGGCTTGATACAGAGGCGTTGAGATTGCGACTTAGCCAAGGAGCTCAACCAACAGATGCTGTGCGTTCTCTTTTGGAGAAAGGCGGACTTTTAGAAAAAAAGGTTCGTCAAGCAGAAATAATCGGGAAGGCAAAGCAAGAAGAGGCTAGGAAATTGGCAGTTAAAAATGCTGCCAAAGATAAGCAGCAAGCTGCAGAATCAAATGAAGTTAAAGACTCCTGA
- a CDS encoding IMS domain-containing protein, whose product MPIAAQRVELPIDHFRLLGVSPSAQAEAVLRSFQLRLDRSPDQGFTHEVLLQRAELLRLSADLLTDGSLREGYEAALLGGASGLEFSSNREVAGLILLWEAGSSVEAFNLARKALQPPQAPALGSGREADLTLVAALSCQAAALQEQEQRHYQSSAEILQEGIQLLQRMGKLPEHRKTLEKDLEALLPYRILDLVSRDLGDQEFHQEGLQLLDGFVRQRGGIEGSSSSIASEGLQQSDFVLFFQQIRKFLTAQEQLDLFIRWQKRGSAEAGFLGVMALVAVGFSQRKPERLQQARKYLKSLDLPGLDKFPLIGCMDLLLADVSEAEERFRNSSDEGLKSWLESYPGETLAALCDYCRDWLRSDVLPGYRDVEAEPVDLEAWFADRDVQAYVESIERKGALGLAKSSFSFLSSLSGEKVQTDPTEKEIDVNTDLPMPGGLPDYDEESAKLSGTKRRRLFKSQLKNLSASLKLLEKNPIRAFFSNSRSACIGASLAVALIAIGTSLKLFNLRTIPSTETSENKQLLLKDSNELTSNLNSSLKEPEIEPLTIKEPSSKEVQALIEVWLSGKARVLSGSSSKSLPIVARKSLVERVQLERDKDEAKEESQIINATITSFKLVSQTPKRIEAKVNLSYTDQRIKSSGEIVSETTIPSLNVTYILGREKELWQLVAYLSGN is encoded by the coding sequence ATGCCAATTGCTGCGCAGCGAGTGGAATTGCCGATTGACCATTTCCGCTTATTAGGAGTTAGTCCCTCTGCTCAAGCTGAGGCAGTGCTTCGCTCCTTCCAATTGCGCTTGGATCGATCCCCTGATCAGGGCTTTACTCATGAAGTGTTGCTACAAAGAGCTGAACTTTTGCGACTTTCAGCTGATCTCCTTACAGATGGATCACTTCGTGAAGGTTATGAAGCGGCCTTATTGGGGGGAGCCTCAGGTCTGGAATTTTCTTCAAATAGAGAAGTTGCGGGATTGATTTTGCTTTGGGAGGCAGGCTCCTCGGTTGAGGCTTTTAATCTTGCTCGAAAGGCTTTACAGCCTCCTCAGGCTCCTGCTCTGGGCAGCGGCAGAGAAGCTGACCTTACTTTGGTAGCAGCTTTGTCTTGTCAAGCTGCGGCTCTTCAGGAGCAAGAACAACGGCATTACCAATCATCAGCTGAGATTTTGCAAGAAGGGATTCAGTTGTTGCAGAGGATGGGAAAACTCCCAGAACATAGAAAAACCCTGGAAAAGGATCTCGAAGCTTTACTCCCATATCGGATTCTTGATTTGGTGAGTAGAGATCTTGGTGACCAAGAGTTTCACCAGGAAGGTTTGCAATTGCTTGATGGCTTTGTTCGTCAAAGGGGAGGAATAGAGGGGAGCTCCTCCTCTATTGCTAGTGAGGGTCTACAACAATCTGATTTTGTATTGTTTTTTCAGCAGATTCGTAAGTTTCTTACAGCCCAAGAACAACTAGATCTGTTTATTAGGTGGCAAAAAAGAGGCTCAGCTGAGGCAGGATTCCTAGGGGTTATGGCTTTAGTTGCAGTTGGCTTTTCTCAAAGAAAACCTGAACGGTTGCAACAAGCCCGAAAGTATTTGAAAAGTCTTGACTTGCCTGGACTAGATAAATTCCCATTAATTGGTTGCATGGATCTATTGTTAGCCGATGTAAGTGAAGCAGAAGAGAGGTTTAGAAATAGTTCAGATGAGGGTCTTAAAAGTTGGTTAGAGAGCTATCCAGGCGAAACACTCGCTGCTCTTTGTGATTATTGTCGGGATTGGTTGCGAAGTGATGTTCTTCCTGGATATCGAGATGTAGAAGCTGAGCCGGTTGACCTTGAAGCCTGGTTTGCAGATAGAGATGTACAGGCCTATGTGGAAAGTATTGAAAGGAAAGGTGCTTTGGGCCTTGCTAAGTCCAGTTTTTCTTTTCTGTCTTCTTTATCTGGAGAAAAGGTACAAACTGATCCAACTGAAAAGGAGATCGATGTAAATACTGATTTGCCTATGCCTGGTGGATTGCCTGACTACGACGAGGAGTCAGCAAAACTTTCTGGCACTAAAAGACGAAGATTATTCAAAAGTCAATTAAAGAACCTTTCAGCTAGTTTAAAGCTATTAGAGAAAAATCCTATTAGAGCTTTCTTTTCTAATAGTCGGTCAGCTTGTATTGGAGCCTCTTTAGCGGTTGCTTTGATTGCTATAGGAACATCTTTGAAGTTGTTTAATTTACGCACTATCCCTTCAACAGAAACTAGTGAGAACAAGCAACTATTATTAAAAGATTCAAATGAATTAACATCAAATTTAAACTCTTCATTAAAGGAACCAGAGATAGAACCTTTAACTATCAAAGAACCTAGCTCAAAAGAGGTTCAGGCTCTTATTGAAGTCTGGTTGTCTGGTAAGGCTCGCGTTCTTTCAGGCTCTAGTAGCAAGAGTTTGCCCATTGTTGCGCGTAAGTCACTTGTGGAGAGAGTTCAACTTGAAAGGGATAAAGATGAAGCGAAAGAAGAGAGCCAAATTATTAATGCAACTATTACTTCGTTTAAGTTGGTGTCCCAGACACCTAAGAGAATTGAGGCAAAAGTAAATCTTTCCTATACCGATCAAAGGATTAAATCTTCTGGTGAAATAGTTTCTGAAACAACCATTCCATCCTTAAACGTTACCTATATTCTGGGCCGGGAAAAAGAACTCTGGCAGTTGGTGGCTTACTTAAGTGGGAATTAG
- the era gene encoding GTPase Era, with amino-acid sequence MSLLETTPKNFRAGFVALIGRPNVGKSTLVNQLVGEKVAITSPVAQTTRNRLRAILTTPRAQLIMVDTPGIHKPHHLLGERLVKSAKVTIGEVDVVLLLLEACHPPGRGDAFIIKLLRQQKIPVLVALNKSDLVPSEDYFEREQLYKNLLADSPWPLHRCCATSGEGCNELIKVLVDHLPLGPQLYPSHMVSDQPERVLLAELIREQVLLQTREEVPHSVAVILDRLEEIPANKSKKNNQGHTAILATILVERKSQKGILIGKGGSMLKSIGQEARLQMQTLINGSVYLELFVKVAPDWRCKPARLAELGYEVD; translated from the coding sequence ATGTCTTTGTTAGAGACCACTCCAAAGAATTTTCGAGCGGGATTTGTAGCTTTAATTGGAAGGCCCAATGTTGGGAAATCAACATTGGTTAATCAGCTTGTCGGTGAGAAGGTTGCAATTACTTCACCTGTAGCTCAGACCACTCGTAATCGACTTCGAGCAATCCTGACGACTCCTAGAGCACAGTTAATAATGGTAGATACTCCAGGCATTCATAAACCACACCATTTACTTGGGGAAAGATTGGTTAAGAGTGCCAAGGTGACAATTGGGGAGGTTGATGTGGTGTTGCTTCTGTTAGAAGCTTGTCACCCTCCAGGGAGAGGAGACGCTTTCATCATTAAATTGTTGCGTCAGCAAAAAATCCCTGTTTTAGTCGCTCTGAATAAGTCTGATTTGGTTCCATCTGAAGATTATTTTGAAAGGGAGCAGTTATATAAGAATTTGCTTGCAGACTCTCCCTGGCCGCTTCATCGTTGTTGCGCAACAAGTGGAGAAGGTTGCAATGAGTTGATAAAAGTCTTGGTAGATCATTTACCGTTAGGACCACAACTTTATCCTTCTCATATGGTTTCTGATCAACCTGAGAGGGTCCTTTTAGCAGAGTTGATTCGAGAGCAAGTTTTGCTCCAAACAAGAGAAGAGGTCCCACATAGTGTTGCCGTAATACTTGATCGATTAGAGGAGATTCCAGCTAATAAGAGTAAGAAAAACAATCAAGGGCATACAGCTATTTTGGCCACGATTCTAGTGGAACGTAAAAGTCAAAAAGGAATACTTATTGGTAAAGGAGGTTCAATGTTGAAGAGTATTGGTCAGGAAGCGCGGCTACAAATGCAAACATTGATTAATGGCTCTGTTTATCTAGAACTGTTTGTGAAGGTGGCGCCTGATTGGCGTTGCAAACCAGCC
- a CDS encoding PhoH family protein, giving the protein MAEASSVGCFVVDLPDSNSAIALSGLGQKTLHRLEALTGASLALRGLRLEIRGRSAQVERATALVELMRPLWTEGQAVSQVDLQAAMTSLDTGRGAAHAELSDLVLARSQRGNLLRPRTLRQKVYVEAMERHDLTFAIGPAGTGKTFLATVLAVRMLSARKIERIILTRPAVEAGERLGFLPGDLQQKVDPYLRPLYDALHSLLGPEKTALLLEKGVIEVAPLAYMRGRTLDEAFVILDEAQNTTSAQMRMVLTRLGERSRMVVTGDVTQVDLPSGQLSGLVEAADLLEKIEGVSVCRLTSADVVRHSLVQRVVDAYTRKEKR; this is encoded by the coding sequence ATGGCCGAAGCTTCCTCTGTTGGTTGCTTCGTGGTTGATCTTCCTGACTCAAACTCAGCCATAGCGCTGTCTGGGTTGGGGCAAAAAACATTACACCGTTTAGAAGCTCTAACTGGGGCATCTCTAGCTTTGAGGGGCCTACGGCTTGAGATAAGAGGTCGTTCAGCTCAGGTAGAAAGGGCAACGGCTTTGGTTGAACTAATGCGTCCTTTGTGGACAGAAGGTCAGGCTGTCTCACAAGTTGACTTACAGGCTGCAATGACTTCTTTAGACACGGGGCGTGGTGCTGCTCATGCAGAATTAAGTGATTTAGTTCTCGCGAGGAGTCAGAGAGGAAATCTCTTAAGGCCTAGAACTTTGCGCCAAAAGGTTTATGTAGAAGCTATGGAGCGTCATGATCTGACTTTTGCTATCGGCCCGGCTGGTACAGGTAAAACTTTTCTAGCAACTGTTCTTGCCGTTCGAATGCTTAGTGCGAGAAAAATAGAGAGAATTATCCTTACCAGGCCTGCAGTTGAGGCGGGAGAAAGACTTGGATTCCTTCCTGGTGATCTACAACAGAAGGTTGACCCTTATTTGCGTCCACTTTATGACGCTCTTCATTCATTACTTGGACCTGAGAAAACTGCATTATTGCTTGAGAAAGGGGTAATCGAAGTTGCTCCTCTTGCTTATATGCGAGGGAGAACTCTTGATGAAGCCTTTGTGATTCTTGATGAAGCTCAAAATACAACTTCTGCCCAGATGCGTATGGTGCTTACTCGGTTGGGAGAGAGATCAAGAATGGTAGTTACTGGAGATGTCACGCAGGTTGATCTCCCTTCAGGTCAGCTGAGTGGTTTAGTTGAGGCGGCTGACTTACTTGAAAAGATTGAAGGGGTATCTGTATGTCGCCTGACTTCTGCCGATGTTGTACGTCATTCACTTGTTCAGCGTGTGGTAGATGCTTATACCAGGAAGGAAAAGCGTTAG
- the ffh gene encoding signal recognition particle protein, whose amino-acid sequence MFDELSARFEDAIKGLRGENQISENNVDTALKQVRRALLDADVSLPVVKEFVEEVRQKAIGAEVVRGVNPGQKFIQVVHEQLVDVMGGANAPLAKVKDEPTVVLMAGLQGAGKTTATAKLGLHLKEQGRSALMVAADVYRPAAIEQLHTLGAQIGVEVFSLGADLKPEQIAAEGLARAREEGIDTLLVDTAGRLQIDNDMMDEMVRIRSAVEPSEVLLVVDSMIGQEAADLTRAFHEKVGITGAVLTKLDGDSRGGAALSIRKVSGQPIKFIGTGEKVEALQPFHPERMASRILGMGDVLTLVEKAQKEVEIADAELMQKKLQEATFDFSDFLKQMRLIKRMGSLGGLMKMIPGMNKIDDGMLKSGEDQLKKVEAMIGSMTPVERTQPELLAAQPSRRRRLAVGSGHSAAEVDKVLADFQRMRGLMKQMSSGGGMPGMPGMPGMPGMPGLGSNPAQSKGGRNVGGSPRRSRPLRKKKGFGDL is encoded by the coding sequence ATGTTTGATGAGCTTTCAGCCCGCTTTGAAGATGCTATTAAAGGGCTTAGAGGTGAAAATCAAATTAGTGAGAACAATGTAGATACAGCCCTTAAGCAAGTGCGTCGAGCATTATTAGATGCCGATGTCAGTCTTCCTGTCGTTAAAGAGTTTGTTGAAGAAGTAAGGCAGAAGGCCATAGGCGCTGAAGTTGTGCGAGGCGTCAATCCTGGACAGAAGTTCATACAAGTTGTTCATGAACAGCTTGTCGATGTTATGGGTGGCGCAAATGCGCCTTTGGCCAAAGTTAAAGATGAGCCGACGGTAGTTCTTATGGCTGGATTGCAAGGAGCAGGAAAAACTACTGCTACAGCGAAATTAGGTCTTCATCTTAAAGAACAAGGTCGTAGTGCATTGATGGTCGCAGCTGATGTATATAGACCAGCAGCAATAGAGCAATTGCATACTCTCGGGGCTCAAATTGGGGTAGAGGTTTTCAGTCTTGGTGCTGATTTAAAACCTGAACAGATTGCCGCTGAAGGTCTTGCTAGGGCTCGAGAGGAAGGGATTGACACTTTGTTAGTTGACACCGCTGGAAGGCTTCAAATTGATAACGACATGATGGATGAGATGGTTCGAATTCGCTCTGCAGTCGAACCAAGCGAAGTCCTTCTTGTGGTTGATTCCATGATTGGTCAAGAAGCGGCTGACTTGACAAGGGCTTTTCACGAAAAGGTTGGCATTACTGGAGCTGTTTTGACAAAGCTTGATGGGGATTCAAGGGGTGGCGCGGCTCTCTCGATCAGAAAAGTCAGTGGGCAACCCATCAAGTTCATCGGTACTGGGGAAAAGGTCGAGGCATTGCAACCTTTTCATCCAGAAAGAATGGCAAGTCGCATTCTTGGGATGGGAGATGTATTGACTTTGGTTGAGAAAGCACAGAAAGAGGTTGAGATCGCTGATGCAGAGCTCATGCAGAAAAAGCTGCAAGAGGCGACCTTTGACTTCTCAGACTTTCTTAAGCAGATGCGTCTGATTAAGCGTATGGGCTCTTTAGGGGGGCTCATGAAGATGATTCCTGGAATGAACAAGATTGATGATGGGATGCTCAAAAGTGGAGAGGATCAGCTCAAAAAGGTTGAGGCAATGATTGGTTCAATGACTCCTGTTGAGCGCACTCAACCTGAGTTGTTAGCTGCTCAACCCTCTCGTCGTAGGCGCCTTGCTGTTGGGAGTGGTCACAGTGCGGCTGAAGTGGACAAGGTTTTGGCCGACTTTCAGAGAATGCGTGGGTTAATGAAACAGATGTCCAGTGGTGGAGGGATGCCTGGGATGCCTGGGATGCCTGGGATGCCTGGGATGCCTGGCTTGGGAAGTAATCCTGCTCAAAGTAAGGGAGGACGTAATGTTGGAGGCTCCCCGCGACGCTCGCGCCCACTCAGAAAAAAGAAGGGTTTTGGTGATCTTTGA